A DNA window from Pseudodesulfovibrio thermohalotolerans contains the following coding sequences:
- the rpsL gene encoding 30S ribosomal protein S12, giving the protein MPTINQLIRKGREAQPKRKKTPALMECPQRRGVCTRVYTTTPKKPNSALRKVARVRLTNSMEVTAYIGGEGHNLQEHSVVLIRGGRVKDLPGVRYHIVRGTLDTSGVDDRRRGRSKYGTKRPK; this is encoded by the coding sequence ATGCCCACTATTAACCAGCTCATCCGTAAAGGCCGCGAAGCGCAGCCCAAGCGGAAGAAGACCCCGGCCCTGATGGAATGCCCTCAGCGCCGCGGTGTTTGCACCAGGGTGTACACCACGACCCCGAAGAAGCCGAACTCCGCACTTCGTAAGGTTGCCCGTGTGCGTCTGACCAACAGCATGGAAGTCACCGCCTATATCGGTGGTGAGGGCCATAACCTGCAGGAACACTCCGTGGTTCTGATCCGCGGCGGCCGTGTAAAGGACCTTCCCGGTGTCCGTTACCACATCGTCCGCGGTACTCTCGATACCTCCGGTGTCGACGATCGTCGCCGCGGCCGTTCCAAGTACGGCACCAAGCGCCCGAAATAA
- the rpsQ gene encoding 30S ribosomal protein S17, giving the protein MAEFKYQGNKRLLTGLVISDKADKTIVVRVETLVKHPLLKKYIRRRKKFMAHDPANDCGVGDTVQIVESRPMSKRKRWHLVKILEKAV; this is encoded by the coding sequence ATGGCTGAGTTCAAATACCAAGGCAACAAGCGCCTGCTCACCGGCCTGGTGATCTCCGACAAGGCCGACAAGACCATCGTCGTCCGTGTCGAGACCCTGGTGAAGCATCCGCTGCTGAAGAAGTACATCCGCCGCCGCAAGAAATTCATGGCCCACGATCCGGCCAATGATTGCGGTGTTGGCGATACGGTGCAGATTGTCGAATCGAGGCCCATGTCCAAGCGCAAGCGCTGGCACCTGGTTAAGATCCTCGAAAAAGCCGTCTAG
- the rpsG gene encoding 30S ribosomal protein S7, whose amino-acid sequence MPRKGPVAKRQILPDPVYGSKLITRFINRLMLDGKKSTAERIFYKAIDILAEKTNEDPLRAFEKCLENIRPALEVKSRRVGGATYQVPMEVRPDRQTALAIRWAIAYARGRGEKGMVARLSGELLDAYNNRGGAVKKREDTHKMAEANKAFAHYRW is encoded by the coding sequence ATGCCTCGCAAAGGTCCTGTCGCCAAGCGGCAGATCCTGCCGGATCCCGTATACGGCAGCAAGCTCATCACTCGCTTCATCAACCGTCTGATGCTGGACGGCAAGAAGTCTACTGCGGAAAGAATTTTCTACAAGGCCATCGACATCCTGGCCGAGAAGACGAACGAAGATCCCCTGCGCGCTTTTGAAAAGTGCCTCGAAAACATCCGTCCGGCCCTGGAAGTCAAGTCCCGCCGTGTTGGCGGCGCCACTTACCAGGTGCCCATGGAAGTTCGTCCCGACCGTCAGACCGCCCTGGCCATTCGCTGGGCCATCGCCTACGCACGCGGCCGCGGCGAGAAGGGCATGGTCGCCCGCCTGTCCGGCGAGCTGCTGGACGCTTACAATAACCGTGGCGGCGCTGTGAAGAAGCGTGAAGATACCCACAAGATGGCTGAAGCCAACAAGGCTTTCGCTCACTACCGTTGGTAG
- the rplB gene encoding 50S ribosomal protein L2 → MATRKLKPTSPGRRFQTVSDFAEITRTTPEKSLTKGLTKKAGRNNNGRVTMRRRGGGNKSLYRLIDFKRNKIGVPAKVAEIEYDPNRSARIALLHYADGEKRYILAPVGLTQGDVIAAGEGADIKPGNAMPLTQVPTGTIVHNIELYPGKGGQFCRAAGTYAQLIAKEGKYALLRMPSGEVRKVLATCCATIGQVGNIHHENIKIGKAGRNRWLGRRPKVRGVAMNPIDHPLGGGEGRSSGGRHPVSPWGTPAKGYKTRNRKKASSKLIVKRRGQK, encoded by the coding sequence ATGGCAACCCGTAAGCTGAAGCCTACTTCTCCGGGACGCCGGTTCCAGACCGTTTCCGATTTTGCGGAGATTACCCGGACCACTCCCGAGAAGTCGCTGACCAAAGGCCTGACCAAGAAGGCCGGACGCAACAACAACGGCCGCGTGACCATGCGTCGTCGCGGCGGCGGCAACAAATCCCTGTACCGTTTGATCGACTTCAAGCGGAACAAGATCGGCGTGCCCGCCAAGGTTGCTGAGATCGAGTACGATCCGAACCGCAGCGCCCGTATCGCCCTGCTGCATTATGCGGACGGCGAGAAGCGTTACATCCTGGCCCCTGTCGGCCTGACCCAGGGCGATGTCATCGCCGCTGGCGAGGGTGCCGACATCAAGCCCGGCAACGCTATGCCTCTGACTCAGGTCCCGACCGGTACCATCGTGCACAACATTGAGTTGTACCCGGGCAAGGGCGGCCAGTTCTGCCGCGCCGCCGGTACCTATGCCCAGCTGATCGCCAAGGAAGGCAAGTACGCTCTTCTGCGTATGCCCTCCGGCGAGGTTCGCAAGGTGCTGGCCACCTGCTGCGCCACCATCGGCCAGGTTGGAAACATTCATCACGAGAACATCAAGATCGGTAAGGCCGGACGCAATCGTTGGCTTGGCCGTCGCCCGAAGGTCCGTGGTGTGGCAATGAACCCGATCGATCACCCGTTGGGTGGTGGTGAGGGCCGTAGTTCCGGTGGTCGCCATCCGGTGTCCCCGTGGGGTACCCCGGCCAAGGGTTACAAGACCCGGAACAGGAAGAAGGCTTCCTCGAAGCTCATCGTCAAACGCCGCGGCCAGAAGTAG
- the fusA gene encoding elongation factor G, with the protein MARQVPREKQRNIGIMAHIDAGKTTTTERILFYTGVSHKLGEVHDGEATMDWMVQEQERGITITSAATTCFWRDHRINIIDTPGHVDFTMEVERALRVLDGAVAVFDSVAGVEPQSETVWRQADRYHVPRMAFVNKMDRIGANFFRCVDMMKTRLGAKPVPLQLPIGAEDDFDGVVDLIEGKAYIYDHKDHGASFTTTEVPAELQDQYEEMRAEMIEAIAEEDETLLEKYMAEEELTPEELREGVRKATTRLAICPVLCGTAFRNKGVQPLLDAVVDYLPSPLDIEVMKGTDPRTEEVVECPCDDDVPMAALAFKLMTDPFVGHLTFLRLYSGKIESGATFMNAATGKKERIGRLLKMHANKREEIKEAYAGDIVAAVGLKNMATGDTLCDLKRAVVLESLDIPEPVIEVAIEPKTKADRDTLSAALVKLAKEDPSFRVKGDEETGQTLIAGMGELHLEIIVDRLLREFNVNANVGAPRVAYRETISAPNKVDVKHAKQSGGRGQYGHVVIEIEPNSEKGYEFVDEIKGGVIPKEYIPAVDKGIQDAMKNGIMAGFPVVDVKVKLVFGSYHEVDSSEQAFYIAGSLAIKEACRGAKPVLLEPIMSVEVVTPEDYLGDVMGDLNGRRGRVGEMEARTGVQVIRSFVPLSEMFGYATDLRSKTQGRATFTMQFDHYERLPNNLAEELMKGND; encoded by the coding sequence GTGGCGAGACAAGTACCCAGAGAGAAACAACGCAATATTGGTATCATGGCCCACATCGATGCGGGCAAGACTACCACTACTGAGCGAATTCTGTTTTACACCGGCGTGTCCCACAAGCTCGGTGAGGTCCATGACGGCGAGGCCACCATGGACTGGATGGTTCAGGAGCAGGAACGCGGCATCACCATCACTTCCGCCGCGACCACCTGTTTCTGGCGCGATCATCGCATCAACATCATCGACACGCCCGGCCACGTTGACTTTACCATGGAAGTCGAGCGTGCCCTGCGCGTTCTGGACGGCGCTGTCGCCGTCTTCGACTCCGTTGCGGGCGTCGAGCCTCAGTCCGAGACCGTTTGGCGTCAGGCTGACCGCTACCACGTTCCCCGCATGGCGTTCGTCAACAAGATGGACCGCATCGGCGCCAACTTCTTCCGTTGCGTCGACATGATGAAGACCCGCCTCGGCGCCAAGCCGGTTCCTCTTCAGCTTCCCATCGGAGCCGAAGACGATTTCGATGGCGTCGTCGACCTCATCGAAGGCAAGGCCTACATCTACGATCACAAGGACCACGGTGCCAGCTTCACCACCACCGAGGTCCCGGCCGAGCTTCAGGACCAGTACGAAGAGATGCGCGCCGAGATGATCGAAGCCATCGCAGAAGAGGATGAAACTCTCCTCGAAAAGTACATGGCCGAAGAGGAGCTGACTCCGGAAGAACTGCGCGAGGGCGTGCGCAAGGCCACCACGAGGCTGGCCATCTGCCCCGTGCTGTGCGGCACCGCGTTCCGCAACAAGGGTGTGCAGCCTCTGCTCGACGCCGTCGTCGATTATCTGCCCAGTCCCTTGGACATCGAAGTCATGAAGGGCACCGACCCGAGGACCGAAGAGGTCGTCGAGTGCCCCTGCGACGACGACGTGCCCATGGCCGCCCTGGCCTTCAAGCTCATGACCGACCCGTTCGTCGGTCACCTGACCTTCCTGCGTCTCTACTCGGGCAAGATCGAGTCCGGCGCCACGTTCATGAACGCGGCCACCGGCAAGAAGGAGCGCATCGGTCGTCTTCTGAAAATGCACGCCAACAAGCGTGAGGAAATTAAAGAGGCATACGCCGGCGACATCGTTGCCGCCGTCGGCCTCAAGAACATGGCCACCGGCGATACCTTGTGCGACCTCAAGCGCGCCGTGGTTCTGGAGTCCCTGGACATCCCGGAGCCGGTTATCGAAGTGGCGATCGAACCCAAGACCAAGGCAGACCGCGACACCCTGTCCGCCGCTCTCGTCAAGCTGGCCAAGGAGGATCCTTCCTTCCGCGTCAAGGGCGACGAGGAGACCGGACAGACCCTGATCGCCGGAATGGGTGAGTTGCATCTCGAAATCATCGTTGACCGCCTGCTGCGCGAGTTCAACGTGAACGCCAACGTGGGCGCTCCCCGCGTGGCCTACCGAGAGACCATCTCCGCGCCGAACAAGGTTGATGTCAAACATGCCAAGCAGTCTGGTGGCCGTGGTCAGTACGGCCATGTCGTCATCGAAATCGAGCCCAACTCCGAGAAGGGCTACGAGTTCGTTGACGAGATCAAGGGCGGCGTGATTCCCAAGGAATACATCCCCGCCGTTGACAAGGGCATCCAGGATGCCATGAAGAACGGCATCATGGCCGGTTTCCCGGTCGTTGATGTTAAGGTCAAGCTCGTTTTCGGCTCCTACCATGAAGTCGACTCCAGCGAGCAGGCCTTCTACATCGCCGGTTCTCTGGCCATCAAGGAAGCCTGCCGAGGCGCCAAGCCGGTGCTGCTCGAACCGATCATGTCGGTTGAAGTTGTTACCCCCGAGGACTACCTCGGCGATGTCATGGGCGACTTGAACGGCCGCCGCGGCCGCGTGGGCGAAATGGAAGCCCGCACCGGCGTGCAGGTCATTCGGTCCTTCGTGCCGCTGTCCGAGATGTTCGGTTACGCCACTGATCTTCGTTCGAAGACTCAGGGCCGGGCCACCTTCACCATGCAGTTCGATCACTACGAGCGGTTGCCGAACAACTTGGCCGAAGAATTGATGAAAGGAAACGATTAA
- the rpsH gene encoding 30S ribosomal protein S8 has translation MAVVDPVADMLTRIRNAYCAYHTDVAVPASKMKSSIAGILKEEGYITDYAVEDRDISITLKYADGKPLITGLRKVSKPGRRVYVGASDIPRVQNGIGICIVSTSKGLLEGAKAKEANVGGELLCEIW, from the coding sequence ATGGCTGTTGTTGATCCTGTAGCCGACATGTTGACCCGCATCCGGAATGCGTACTGCGCCTATCACACTGATGTCGCCGTACCGGCTTCCAAGATGAAGTCCTCGATCGCGGGTATCCTGAAGGAAGAAGGTTATATCACCGACTACGCTGTCGAGGACAGGGACATCAGTATTACCCTCAAGTACGCCGACGGCAAACCGCTTATCACTGGCCTTCGTAAGGTCAGCAAGCCCGGTCGCCGCGTGTACGTTGGTGCTTCTGATATCCCCCGAGTCCAGAACGGCATCGGTATTTGTATCGTGTCCACCTCCAAAGGGCTGCTTGAAGGCGCCAAGGCCAAAGAGGCCAATGTCGGCGGCGAGCTGCTCTGCGAAATCTGGTAA
- the rpsC gene encoding 30S ribosomal protein S3, protein MGQKVHPYGFRLGYNKNWLSRWYSKKDYPAFVFQDDQVRKFVKKKLYQAGVSRLEIERAGGKIRLIIHTARPGIVIGRKGVEIEKLREELRNKFQTEFTIEVNEIRRPEVEAQLVAENIAQQLERRIAFRRAMKRTVGLARKFGAEGIKVACAGRLAGAEIARGEWYRDGRVPLHTLRADIDYGFAEAATTYGVIGVKVWIFKGEILDKEVQQ, encoded by the coding sequence ATGGGACAGAAAGTACATCCTTACGGTTTTCGTCTGGGGTATAACAAGAACTGGCTGTCCCGCTGGTACAGCAAAAAGGATTACCCTGCGTTCGTCTTCCAGGACGACCAGGTCCGCAAGTTCGTCAAGAAAAAACTGTATCAGGCCGGCGTTTCCCGTCTCGAAATCGAGCGGGCCGGCGGCAAGATTCGCCTGATCATCCACACCGCGCGTCCCGGTATCGTCATCGGCCGCAAGGGTGTAGAGATAGAAAAGTTGCGTGAAGAATTGCGCAACAAGTTTCAAACCGAGTTCACCATTGAGGTCAACGAGATCCGTCGACCGGAGGTTGAAGCTCAGCTCGTAGCTGAGAACATTGCCCAGCAGCTCGAACGTCGTATTGCCTTCCGCCGTGCCATGAAGCGCACGGTGGGCCTTGCCAGGAAATTCGGCGCCGAGGGTATCAAAGTCGCGTGTGCCGGCCGTTTGGCCGGAGCTGAAATCGCACGTGGCGAATGGTACCGTGATGGGCGTGTGCCCCTGCACACCCTTCGTGCCGACATCGACTACGGTTTCGCCGAAGCGGCCACCACTTACGGCGTCATCGGTGTCAAGGTCTGGATCTTCAAGGGTGAGATTCTGGACAAAGAGGTACAACAGTAA
- a CDS encoding type Z 30S ribosomal protein S14, translated as MAKTSLRVKASRKPKFKVRAYNRCPICGRPRAFLRRYGICRICFRNKALAGELPGVRKASW; from the coding sequence GTGGCCAAAACAAGCTTACGCGTTAAGGCAAGCCGCAAACCCAAGTTCAAGGTCCGCGCTTACAATCGGTGCCCGATTTGTGGCCGTCCTCGGGCTTTTCTGAGGCGGTACGGCATTTGTCGTATCTGCTTCCGCAACAAGGCTCTCGCCGGCGAACTGCCCGGCGTCCGCAAGGCGAGCTGGTAA
- the rplX gene encoding 50S ribosomal protein L24 → MMKTKIRKDDKVMVIAGKDKGKVGKVLKIFRKQDKVLVEKVNMVQRHTKANPYAQQPGGIIEKEAPIHVSNVAVVCDACTKPTRVGYKKTEDGKKVRFCKKCNETFK, encoded by the coding sequence ATGATGAAGACTAAAATCCGTAAAGACGACAAGGTCATGGTCATCGCCGGGAAGGATAAGGGAAAGGTCGGTAAGGTCTTGAAGATCTTCCGTAAACAGGACAAAGTCCTGGTCGAGAAGGTCAATATGGTCCAGCGCCATACCAAGGCCAACCCCTATGCCCAGCAGCCCGGCGGCATTATCGAGAAGGAAGCCCCTATCCATGTATCCAATGTGGCTGTGGTCTGCGATGCATGCACCAAGCCCACGCGGGTAGGGTACAAGAAGACTGAAGACGGTAAGAAGGTGCGCTTCTGCAAGAAGTGCAACGAGACCTTCAAATAG
- the rplV gene encoding 50S ribosomal protein L22 encodes MEAKAVAKFIRVSPRKTRIVAENIKGKGVEDALNILRFTPQKPAAILSKVLYSAVSNAEQMPGVDVDSLIVDSVVVNEGPTWKRIQPRAMGRAYRVRKRTSHITIVVKEQ; translated from the coding sequence ATGGAAGCCAAAGCAGTTGCCAAGTTCATCCGCGTGTCTCCGCGTAAGACCCGCATCGTTGCCGAGAACATCAAGGGCAAGGGCGTCGAAGATGCCCTGAACATCCTGCGGTTCACTCCGCAGAAGCCCGCCGCCATTCTCAGCAAGGTGCTGTATTCCGCCGTTTCCAACGCGGAGCAGATGCCTGGTGTTGACGTTGATTCTCTGATCGTCGATTCGGTCGTTGTCAACGAAGGTCCTACCTGGAAGCGTATCCAGCCGCGTGCCATGGGCCGCGCCTACCGCGTCCGGAAGCGTACCAGTCACATTACCATCGTAGTCAAGGAACAGTAG
- the rplW gene encoding 50S ribosomal protein L23: protein MDYSKVLLKPVVSEKANDAKEQSNHVSFYVHPDSNKIEVKKAVEAAFDVKVESVNIVSKKAMPRKKFGRLTGGRIPGYKKAYVKLAAGDKIEIFEGV, encoded by the coding sequence ATGGATTATTCGAAAGTCCTGCTCAAGCCCGTGGTCTCCGAGAAGGCCAACGACGCCAAGGAGCAATCCAATCACGTCTCTTTTTACGTCCACCCCGATTCCAACAAGATCGAGGTGAAGAAGGCCGTTGAAGCAGCCTTCGACGTCAAAGTCGAGTCCGTGAATATCGTGAGCAAGAAAGCCATGCCCCGCAAGAAGTTCGGCCGACTCACCGGTGGTCGCATCCCCGGTTACAAGAAGGCCTACGTCAAGCTTGCCGCTGGTGATAAAATCGAAATCTTCGAAGGAGTGTAA
- the rplN gene encoding 50S ribosomal protein L14, with amino-acid sequence MIQVESNLDVADNSGAKKVACIKVLGGSKRRYASVGDIIVVSVKEAMPHSKVKKGSVMKAVVVRTKKELGRPDGSFIKFDNNSAVLLNNNLEPVGTRIFGPVARELRAAGFMKIVSLAPEVL; translated from the coding sequence ATGATTCAGGTTGAATCCAATCTCGATGTCGCTGACAACTCCGGGGCCAAGAAGGTCGCCTGCATCAAGGTGCTCGGTGGTTCCAAGCGCCGCTATGCCAGCGTCGGAGATATTATCGTAGTGTCCGTCAAAGAGGCCATGCCCCATTCCAAGGTGAAGAAGGGCTCGGTCATGAAGGCGGTTGTCGTTCGCACGAAGAAGGAACTCGGTCGTCCCGATGGCTCCTTCATCAAGTTCGACAACAATTCCGCCGTGCTGCTCAACAACAACCTTGAGCCCGTCGGGACCCGTATCTTCGGTCCCGTGGCTCGTGAGCTGCGCGCCGCCGGTTTCATGAAGATCGTTTCCCTCGCTCCCGAGGTTCTGTAA
- the rplD gene encoding 50S ribosomal protein L4, with protein MAKIQVVDQNNNKVGDIELAPEVFEVEIMPEILNQVVRAQRASQRQGTHATKNRALKTGGGRKPWRQKGTGRARAGSTRSPLWRGGATVFGPQPRDYTFKVNKKVRKLALKMALSSRVSEAKMTVVKSIDLPEIKTKAFAEVAKNLGLNKTLIVAKDADSTLTMSARNMPHIKVIEADKLNVYDVLLYPELVMLESAAQDVQERLK; from the coding sequence ATGGCAAAAATTCAAGTTGTAGATCAGAATAACAATAAGGTGGGCGACATCGAGCTGGCTCCCGAGGTTTTCGAGGTTGAAATCATGCCTGAAATCCTCAACCAGGTCGTCCGCGCCCAGCGCGCTTCCCAGCGCCAGGGCACCCATGCCACCAAGAACCGTGCCCTGAAGACCGGCGGCGGCCGCAAGCCGTGGCGCCAGAAGGGCACCGGCCGCGCCCGCGCCGGCTCCACCCGTTCGCCCCTGTGGCGCGGTGGTGCCACCGTGTTTGGCCCGCAGCCCCGCGACTACACCTTCAAGGTCAACAAGAAGGTGCGCAAGCTGGCCCTGAAGATGGCCCTGTCCTCCCGCGTCTCCGAAGCGAAGATGACGGTGGTCAAGTCCATCGATCTCCCCGAGATCAAGACCAAGGCCTTCGCTGAAGTCGCCAAGAACCTCGGCCTGAACAAGACCTTGATCGTCGCCAAGGATGCCGATTCGACCCTGACGATGTCTGCGCGCAACATGCCGCACATCAAGGTCATCGAGGCCGACAAGCTGAATGTTTACGACGTGCTGCTGTACCCCGAGCTGGTTATGCTCGAGTCCGCCGCCCAAGACGTTCAAGAGAGGTTGAAGTAA
- the rplC gene encoding 50S ribosomal protein L3, producing MAKTLGLLGRKLGMTRIFKDDGTICPVTVIEAGPCPVMQIKTTDKEGYNALQLGYDSIPERKVNKPMKGHMAKAGKDLYRLLKEFPLEAVEGYELGQEITVDIFAAGEKVKVTGTSKGKGFQGVMKRHNFAGSRASHGAEKVHRVPGSVGNATFPGRVWKGKKMPGQMGNARVTLSNVEIVDVRPEDNVLVVKGQVPGPNNGLVMIRKNG from the coding sequence ATGGCTAAGACTCTCGGATTGCTTGGCAGAAAGCTGGGCATGACCCGCATTTTCAAGGACGATGGTACCATCTGCCCCGTGACCGTTATCGAGGCGGGACCTTGCCCGGTCATGCAGATCAAGACCACTGACAAGGAAGGCTACAACGCCTTGCAACTCGGCTATGATTCCATTCCCGAGCGCAAGGTGAACAAGCCCATGAAGGGCCACATGGCCAAGGCAGGCAAAGACCTGTACCGCCTCCTCAAGGAATTTCCCCTTGAGGCCGTGGAAGGCTATGAACTGGGCCAGGAGATCACCGTCGATATCTTTGCCGCCGGTGAAAAGGTCAAGGTTACCGGTACCTCCAAGGGTAAGGGGTTCCAGGGCGTCATGAAGCGTCACAACTTCGCTGGCTCCCGCGCCTCCCATGGTGCCGAGAAGGTGCATCGCGTTCCCGGTTCCGTCGGTAACGCGACTTTCCCCGGCCGTGTTTGGAAGGGCAAGAAGATGCCCGGCCAGATGGGTAACGCACGCGTGACCTTGAGCAACGTGGAAATCGTCGATGTCAGGCCCGAGGACAATGTTCTCGTGGTGAAGGGCCAGGTTCCCGGCCCGAACAATGGCCTCGTCATGATCCGCAAGAACGGCTAA
- the rpsS gene encoding 30S ribosomal protein S19, protein MPRSLKKGPFLDGHLIKKIQVAAENQDRRVIKTWSRRSTIVPEMVGMTFAVHNGRKFIPVFVTENMVGHKLGEFSPTRTYFGHVADKKK, encoded by the coding sequence ATGCCTAGATCTCTTAAAAAGGGTCCGTTCCTCGACGGTCACCTGATAAAGAAAATCCAAGTGGCTGCCGAAAATCAGGATCGCCGCGTGATCAAGACCTGGTCCCGCCGTTCCACGATCGTCCCCGAGATGGTCGGTATGACTTTCGCAGTCCACAATGGCCGTAAGTTCATCCCCGTGTTTGTGACCGAAAATATGGTCGGTCACAAGCTGGGTGAATTCTCCCCGACCCGTACCTACTTCGGCCACGTTGCCGACAAGAAAAAGTAG
- the rpsJ gene encoding 30S ribosomal protein S10 → MAASMASDRIRIKLRAYDYRILDKAVTEIVDTARNTGAAIAGPVPLPTDIHRTTVQKSVHVDKKSREQFEMRIHKRLLDILEPTQQTVDALGKLSLPAGVDVEIKL, encoded by the coding sequence ATGGCTGCTTCGATGGCGAGCGATCGCATCAGAATTAAACTGAGAGCATACGATTACCGTATTCTGGACAAGGCTGTCACCGAAATCGTTGACACCGCCCGGAATACTGGTGCGGCTATTGCCGGCCCCGTGCCGCTGCCCACCGACATTCATCGTACCACCGTCCAGAAATCCGTTCACGTGGACAAGAAGTCCCGCGAGCAGTTTGAAATGCGCATTCACAAGCGTCTTCTGGATATCCTTGAACCCACTCAGCAGACTGTTGACGCTCTGGGCAAGCTTTCGCTGCCCGCCGGCGTGGACGTCGAGATCAAGCTCTAG
- the rplP gene encoding 50S ribosomal protein L16 — protein MLAPKRVKFRKRQKGRLRGKAQRGNIVSFGDIGLKALEHGKITSQQIESARVAIMRHIKRGGKVWIRIFPDFPVTSKPAEVRMGKGKGAPDGWVAPVKPGRIMYEVKGVDIELAKEALKRASYKLPIKTTIVVKEGL, from the coding sequence ATGCTCGCTCCAAAAAGAGTTAAATTCAGAAAGCGGCAGAAAGGCCGCCTCAGAGGCAAGGCCCAACGGGGTAACATAGTGTCCTTCGGCGATATCGGCCTGAAGGCATTGGAGCACGGAAAGATCACCAGCCAGCAGATTGAGTCCGCTCGTGTCGCCATCATGCGTCACATCAAGCGCGGCGGTAAGGTCTGGATCCGCATCTTCCCTGATTTCCCCGTCACCTCCAAGCCCGCGGAAGTCCGCATGGGTAAAGGTAAGGGCGCTCCCGACGGATGGGTTGCGCCGGTGAAACCGGGCCGCATCATGTACGAAGTGAAGGGCGTCGATATCGAGCTCGCCAAGGAAGCCCTCAAGCGCGCTTCCTACAAGCTGCCGATCAAGACGACCATCGTTGTGAAGGAGGGTCTGTAA
- the rplE gene encoding 50S ribosomal protein L5: MTRLEKLYNEKVVPELQKEYGYTSAMEIPKIVKISLNIGLGVASQNSKLIDAAVDELTAVSGQKAVVTLAKKSIAQFKLREGQPVGCRVTLRGDRMWDFYDKLVSFALPRVRDFRGIPDRGFDGRGNFTLGIKEHTIFPELDIDKVELVKGMNVTVTTTAKTDKEGKTLLDLLGMPFKK, translated from the coding sequence ATGACACGTCTCGAAAAGTTGTATAACGAAAAGGTCGTCCCCGAACTCCAGAAGGAGTACGGCTACACCTCGGCCATGGAGATCCCCAAAATTGTGAAGATCTCCCTGAACATCGGCCTCGGCGTCGCCAGCCAGAACAGCAAGCTCATTGATGCCGCTGTTGACGAGCTGACCGCCGTTTCCGGTCAGAAGGCCGTGGTCACCCTGGCCAAAAAGTCCATCGCGCAGTTCAAACTGCGCGAGGGCCAGCCGGTCGGTTGCCGCGTCACCCTCCGTGGCGATCGCATGTGGGACTTTTATGACAAGCTCGTGAGCTTTGCTCTGCCCCGGGTCCGCGACTTTCGCGGTATTCCCGACCGTGGTTTCGACGGTCGCGGAAACTTTACCTTGGGTATCAAGGAACATACCATCTTCCCTGAGCTTGACATCGACAAGGTGGAGTTGGTGAAGGGCATGAACGTGACCGTGACCACCACGGCCAAGACCGACAAGGAAGGCAAGACCCTTCTTGACCTCCTTGGCATGCCCTTTAAAAAGTAG
- the rpmC gene encoding 50S ribosomal protein L29 — MTSKELRELDDAKLAEKLKESRHELFSMRFKHATAQLENTKALSGVKKTIARILTIQQERQGA; from the coding sequence ATGACTTCCAAAGAACTTCGTGAATTGGATGACGCCAAACTGGCTGAGAAGCTGAAGGAATCCCGGCACGAGCTGTTTTCCATGCGTTTCAAGCATGCGACCGCTCAGCTGGAGAACACCAAGGCTCTCTCCGGCGTCAAGAAGACCATCGCCCGTATCCTGACTATTCAGCAGGAACGACAGGGAGCTTAA